One genomic region from Phocoena sinus isolate mPhoSin1 chromosome 3, mPhoSin1.pri, whole genome shotgun sequence encodes:
- the UPF1 gene encoding regulator of nonsense transcripts 1 isoform X1, with translation MSVEAYGPSSQTLTFLDTEEAELLGADTQGSEFEFTDFTLPSQTQTPPGGPGGGGAGAPVCAGPGAAAGQLDAQVGGPEGILQNGAVDDSVAKTSQLLAELNFEEDEEDTYYTKDLPIHACSYCGIHDPACVVYCNTSKKWFCNGRGNTSGSHIVNHLVRAKCKEVTLHKDGPLGETVLECYNCGCRNVFLLGFIPAKADSVVVLLCRQPCASQSSLKDINWDSSQWQPLIQDRCFLSWLVKIPSEQEQLRARQITAQQINKLEELWKENPSATLEDLEKPGVDEEPQHVLLRYEDAYQYQNIFGPLVKLEADYDKKLKESQTQDNITVRWDLGLNKKRIAYFTLPKTDSGNEDLVIIWLRDMRLMQGDEICLRYKGDLAPLWKGIGHVIKVPDNYGDEIAIELRSSVGAPVEVTHNFQVDFVWKSTSFDRMQSALKTFAVDETSVSGYIYHKLLGHEVEDVIIKCQLPKRFTAQGLPDLNHSQVYAVKTVLQRPLSLIQGPPGTGKTVTSATIVYHLARQGNGPVLVCAPSNIAVDQLTEKIHQTGLKVVRLCAKSREAIDSPVSFLALHNQIRNMDSMPELQKLQQLKDETGELSSADEKRYRALKRTAERELLMNADVICCTCVGAGDPRLAKMQFRSILIDESTQATEPECMVPVVLGAKQLILVGDHCQLGPVVMCKKAAKAGLSQSLFERLVVLGIRPIRLQVQYRMHPALSAFPSNIFYEGSLQNGVTAADRVKKGFDFQWPQPDKPMFFYVTQGQEEIASSGTSYLNRTEAANVEKITTKLLKAGAKPDQIGIITPYEGQRSYLVQYMQFSGSLHTKLYQEVEIASVDAFQGREKDFIILSCVRANEHQGIGFLNDPRRLNVALTRARYGVIIVGNPKALSKQPLWNHLLNYYKEQKVLVEGPLNNLRESLMQFSKPRKLVNTINPGARFMTTAMYDAREAIIPGSVYDRSSQGRPSNMYFQTHDQIGMISAGPSHVAAMNIPIPFNLVMPPMPPPGYFGQANGPAAGRGTPKGKTGRGGRQKNRFGLPGPSQTNLPNSQASQDVASQPFSQGALTQGYISMSQPSQMSQPGLSQPELSQDSYLGDEFKSQIDVALSQDSTYQGERAYQHGGVTGLSQY, from the exons GTCGGTGGACCTGAGGGCATCCTGCAGAACGGGGCCGTGGATGACAGCGTGGCCAAGACTAGCCAGTTGTTGGCCGAGTTGAACTTCGAAGAAGATGAGGAAGATACCTATTACACGAAGGATCTCCCCATACATGCCTGCAG TTACTGCGGAATACACGATCCTGCTTGCGTGGTTTACTGTAATACCAGCAAGAAGTGGTTCTGTAATGGACGTGGAAATACTTCTGGCAG ccacattgtaaatcacctcGTGAGGGCAAAATGCAAAGAGGTGACTCTGCACAAGGATGGGCCCCTGGGGGAGACGGTTCTGGAGTGTTACAACTGCGGCTGCCGCAACGTCTTCCTCCTCGGCTTCATCCCTGCCAAGGCTGACTCGGTTGTGGTGCTGCTATGCAG GCAGCCCTGTGCCAGTCAGAGCAGCCTCAAGGACATTAACTGGGACAGCTCGCAGTGGCAGCCCCTGATCCAGGACCGTTGCTTCCTGTCCTGGCTGGTCAAGATCCCTTCTGAGCAGGAGCAGCTGCGGGCGCGGCAGATCACCGCCCAGCAGATCAACAAGCTGGAGGAGCTCTGGAAG GAAAATCCTTCTGCCACCTTGGAGGACCTCGAGAAGCCGGGAGTGGATGAGGAGCCGCAGCATGTCCTCCTGCGGTATGAGGATGCCTACCAGTACCAGAACATTTTCGGTCCTCTGGTCAAGCTGGAGGCTGACTACGATAAGAAACTCAAAGAGTCGCAG ACTCAAGATAACATCACGGTCAGGTGGGACCTGGGCCTTAACAAGAAGAGAATCGCCTACTTCACTTTGCCCAAGACTGACTCTGGTAATGAGGATTTAGTCATAATTTGGTTAAGAG ACATGCGGCTCATGCAAGGGGATGAGATATGCCTGCGGTACAAAGGGGACCTGGCGCCCCTATGGAAAGGGATCGGCCACGTCATCAAGGTCCCTGATA ATTATGGCGATGAGATCGCTATTGAGCTTCGGAGCAGTGTGGGTGCACCCGTGGAGGTGACTCATAACTTCCAGGTGGATTTCGTGTGGAAGTCAACCTCATTCGACAG GATGCAGAGTGCGTTGAAAACCTTTGCTGTGGACGAGACCTCCGTGTCGGGCTACATCTACCACAAACTTCTCGGCCACGAAGTGGAGGATGTGATCATCAAGTGCCAGCTGCCCAAGCGCTTCACGGCGCAGGGGCTCCCTGACCTCAACCACTCTCAG GTTTACGCCGTGAAGACTGTGCTGCAGAGACCACTGAGTCTGATCCAGGGCCCACCGGGCACAGGGAAGACGGTGACCTCAGCCACCATTGTCTACCACCTGGCTCGGCAAGGCAATGG GCCCGTGCTTGTCTGTGCTCCAAGCAACATAGCCGTGGATCAGCTGACTGAGAAGATCCACCAGACTGGGCTGAAAGTCGTGCGGCTCTGTGCCAAGAGCCGAGAGGCCATCGATTCCCCGGTGTCGTTCTTGGCCCTGCACAACCAGATCAGGAACATGGACAG CATGCCGGAGCTCCAGAAGCTGCAGCAGCTGAAGGATGAGACTGGCGAGCTGTCGTCTGCGGACGAAAAGCGGTACCGGGCCCTGAAGCGCACTGCCGAGAGGGAGCTGCTCATG AATGCAGATGTCATCTGCTGCACGTGTGTGGGCGCCGGGGACCCGAGGCTCGCCAAGATGCAGTTCCGATCCATTTTAATCGACGAGAGCACCCAGGCCACCGAGCCAGAGTGTATGGTCCCTGTGGTCCTTGGGGCCAAGCAG CTGATCCTCGTGGGCGACCACTGCCAGCTGGGCCCCGTGGTGATGTGCAAGAAGGCGGCCAAGGCCGGGCTGTCCCAGTCGCTCTTTGAGCGCCTGGTGGTGCTGGGCATCCGTCCCATCCGCCTGCAGGTCCAGTATCGGATGCATCCTGCGCTCAGTGCCTTCCCATCCAACATCTTCTATGAGGGCTCTCTTCAGAATGGTGTCACTGCAG CGGATCGTGTGAAGAAGGGGTTTGACTTCCAGTGGCCCCAACCGGATAAACCGATGTTCTTCTACGTGACCCAGGGCCAAGAGGAGATTGCCAGCTCAGGCACCTCCTACCTAAACAG GACGGAGGCTGCAAATGTGGAGAAGATCACCACGAAGCTGCTGAAGGCAGGCGCCAAGCCAGACCAGATCGGCATCATCACGCCGTACGAGGGCCAGCGCTCCTACCTGGTGCAGTACATGCAGTTCAGTGGCTCCCTGCACACCAAGCTCTACCAG GAGGTGGAGATTGCCAGCGTGGATGCGTTCCAGGGCCGCGAGAAGGACTTCATCATCCTCTCCTGTGTGCGGGCGAATGAGCACCAAGGCATTGGGTTTTTAAACGACCCCAGGAGGCTTAATGTGGCCTTGACCAGAGCACG ATACGGGGTCATTATTGTGGGCAACCCGAAGGCCCTGTCCAAGCAGCCGCTCTGGAACCACCTGCTGAACTACTACAAGGAGCAGAAGGTGCTGGTGGAGGGGCCGCTGAACAACCTGCGGGAGAGCCTCATGCAGTTCAGCAAGCCCAGGAAGCTGGTCAACACCATCAACCCG GGAGCCCGCTTCATGACAACAGCCATGTATGATGCCCGGGAGGCCATCATCCCAGGATCGGTCTATGACCGGAGCAGCCAGG GCCGGCCCTCGAACATGTACTTCCAGACCCATGACCAGATTGGCATGATCAGTGCTGGCCCCAGCCACGTGGCTGCCATGAACATTCCCATCCCCTTCAACCTGGTCATGCCGCCCATGCCGCCACCGGGGTATTTTGGACAAGCTAATGGGCCAGCCGCAG GCCGGGGCACCCCAAAAGGCAAGACTGGTCGTGGGGGACGCCAGAAGAACCGCTTTGGGCTTCCTGGGCCCAGCCAGACGAATCTCCCCAATAGCCAGGCCAGCCAGGATGTGGCGTCACAGCCCTTCTCACAGGGCGCTCTGACCCAGGGCTACATCTCCATGAGCCAGCCCTCCCAGATGAGCCAGCCCGGCCTCTCCCAGCCTGAGCTGTCCCAG GACAGTTACCTTGGAGATGAGTTTAAGTCACAGATTGATGTGGCGCTGTCGCAAGACTCCACGTACCAGGGGGAGCGGGCGTACCAGCACGGCGGAGTGACGGGGCTGTCCCAGTATTAG
- the UPF1 gene encoding regulator of nonsense transcripts 1 isoform X2 produces the protein MSVEAYGPSSQTLTFLDTEEAELLGADTQGSEFEFTDFTLPSQTQTPPGGPGGGGAGAPVCAGPGAAAGQLDAQVGGPEGILQNGAVDDSVAKTSQLLAELNFEEDEEDTYYTKDLPIHACSYCGIHDPACVVYCNTSKKWFCNGRGNTSGSHIVNHLVRAKCKEVTLHKDGPLGETVLECYNCGCRNVFLLGFIPAKADSVVVLLCRQPCASQSSLKDINWDSSQWQPLIQDRCFLSWLVKIPSEQEQLRARQITAQQINKLEELWKENPSATLEDLEKPGVDEEPQHVLLRYEDAYQYQNIFGPLVKLEADYDKKLKESQTQDNITVRWDLGLNKKRIAYFTLPKTDSDMRLMQGDEICLRYKGDLAPLWKGIGHVIKVPDNYGDEIAIELRSSVGAPVEVTHNFQVDFVWKSTSFDRMQSALKTFAVDETSVSGYIYHKLLGHEVEDVIIKCQLPKRFTAQGLPDLNHSQVYAVKTVLQRPLSLIQGPPGTGKTVTSATIVYHLARQGNGPVLVCAPSNIAVDQLTEKIHQTGLKVVRLCAKSREAIDSPVSFLALHNQIRNMDSMPELQKLQQLKDETGELSSADEKRYRALKRTAERELLMNADVICCTCVGAGDPRLAKMQFRSILIDESTQATEPECMVPVVLGAKQLILVGDHCQLGPVVMCKKAAKAGLSQSLFERLVVLGIRPIRLQVQYRMHPALSAFPSNIFYEGSLQNGVTAADRVKKGFDFQWPQPDKPMFFYVTQGQEEIASSGTSYLNRTEAANVEKITTKLLKAGAKPDQIGIITPYEGQRSYLVQYMQFSGSLHTKLYQEVEIASVDAFQGREKDFIILSCVRANEHQGIGFLNDPRRLNVALTRARYGVIIVGNPKALSKQPLWNHLLNYYKEQKVLVEGPLNNLRESLMQFSKPRKLVNTINPGARFMTTAMYDAREAIIPGSVYDRSSQGRPSNMYFQTHDQIGMISAGPSHVAAMNIPIPFNLVMPPMPPPGYFGQANGPAAGRGTPKGKTGRGGRQKNRFGLPGPSQTNLPNSQASQDVASQPFSQGALTQGYISMSQPSQMSQPGLSQPELSQDSYLGDEFKSQIDVALSQDSTYQGERAYQHGGVTGLSQY, from the exons GTCGGTGGACCTGAGGGCATCCTGCAGAACGGGGCCGTGGATGACAGCGTGGCCAAGACTAGCCAGTTGTTGGCCGAGTTGAACTTCGAAGAAGATGAGGAAGATACCTATTACACGAAGGATCTCCCCATACATGCCTGCAG TTACTGCGGAATACACGATCCTGCTTGCGTGGTTTACTGTAATACCAGCAAGAAGTGGTTCTGTAATGGACGTGGAAATACTTCTGGCAG ccacattgtaaatcacctcGTGAGGGCAAAATGCAAAGAGGTGACTCTGCACAAGGATGGGCCCCTGGGGGAGACGGTTCTGGAGTGTTACAACTGCGGCTGCCGCAACGTCTTCCTCCTCGGCTTCATCCCTGCCAAGGCTGACTCGGTTGTGGTGCTGCTATGCAG GCAGCCCTGTGCCAGTCAGAGCAGCCTCAAGGACATTAACTGGGACAGCTCGCAGTGGCAGCCCCTGATCCAGGACCGTTGCTTCCTGTCCTGGCTGGTCAAGATCCCTTCTGAGCAGGAGCAGCTGCGGGCGCGGCAGATCACCGCCCAGCAGATCAACAAGCTGGAGGAGCTCTGGAAG GAAAATCCTTCTGCCACCTTGGAGGACCTCGAGAAGCCGGGAGTGGATGAGGAGCCGCAGCATGTCCTCCTGCGGTATGAGGATGCCTACCAGTACCAGAACATTTTCGGTCCTCTGGTCAAGCTGGAGGCTGACTACGATAAGAAACTCAAAGAGTCGCAG ACTCAAGATAACATCACGGTCAGGTGGGACCTGGGCCTTAACAAGAAGAGAATCGCCTACTTCACTTTGCCCAAGACTGACTCTG ACATGCGGCTCATGCAAGGGGATGAGATATGCCTGCGGTACAAAGGGGACCTGGCGCCCCTATGGAAAGGGATCGGCCACGTCATCAAGGTCCCTGATA ATTATGGCGATGAGATCGCTATTGAGCTTCGGAGCAGTGTGGGTGCACCCGTGGAGGTGACTCATAACTTCCAGGTGGATTTCGTGTGGAAGTCAACCTCATTCGACAG GATGCAGAGTGCGTTGAAAACCTTTGCTGTGGACGAGACCTCCGTGTCGGGCTACATCTACCACAAACTTCTCGGCCACGAAGTGGAGGATGTGATCATCAAGTGCCAGCTGCCCAAGCGCTTCACGGCGCAGGGGCTCCCTGACCTCAACCACTCTCAG GTTTACGCCGTGAAGACTGTGCTGCAGAGACCACTGAGTCTGATCCAGGGCCCACCGGGCACAGGGAAGACGGTGACCTCAGCCACCATTGTCTACCACCTGGCTCGGCAAGGCAATGG GCCCGTGCTTGTCTGTGCTCCAAGCAACATAGCCGTGGATCAGCTGACTGAGAAGATCCACCAGACTGGGCTGAAAGTCGTGCGGCTCTGTGCCAAGAGCCGAGAGGCCATCGATTCCCCGGTGTCGTTCTTGGCCCTGCACAACCAGATCAGGAACATGGACAG CATGCCGGAGCTCCAGAAGCTGCAGCAGCTGAAGGATGAGACTGGCGAGCTGTCGTCTGCGGACGAAAAGCGGTACCGGGCCCTGAAGCGCACTGCCGAGAGGGAGCTGCTCATG AATGCAGATGTCATCTGCTGCACGTGTGTGGGCGCCGGGGACCCGAGGCTCGCCAAGATGCAGTTCCGATCCATTTTAATCGACGAGAGCACCCAGGCCACCGAGCCAGAGTGTATGGTCCCTGTGGTCCTTGGGGCCAAGCAG CTGATCCTCGTGGGCGACCACTGCCAGCTGGGCCCCGTGGTGATGTGCAAGAAGGCGGCCAAGGCCGGGCTGTCCCAGTCGCTCTTTGAGCGCCTGGTGGTGCTGGGCATCCGTCCCATCCGCCTGCAGGTCCAGTATCGGATGCATCCTGCGCTCAGTGCCTTCCCATCCAACATCTTCTATGAGGGCTCTCTTCAGAATGGTGTCACTGCAG CGGATCGTGTGAAGAAGGGGTTTGACTTCCAGTGGCCCCAACCGGATAAACCGATGTTCTTCTACGTGACCCAGGGCCAAGAGGAGATTGCCAGCTCAGGCACCTCCTACCTAAACAG GACGGAGGCTGCAAATGTGGAGAAGATCACCACGAAGCTGCTGAAGGCAGGCGCCAAGCCAGACCAGATCGGCATCATCACGCCGTACGAGGGCCAGCGCTCCTACCTGGTGCAGTACATGCAGTTCAGTGGCTCCCTGCACACCAAGCTCTACCAG GAGGTGGAGATTGCCAGCGTGGATGCGTTCCAGGGCCGCGAGAAGGACTTCATCATCCTCTCCTGTGTGCGGGCGAATGAGCACCAAGGCATTGGGTTTTTAAACGACCCCAGGAGGCTTAATGTGGCCTTGACCAGAGCACG ATACGGGGTCATTATTGTGGGCAACCCGAAGGCCCTGTCCAAGCAGCCGCTCTGGAACCACCTGCTGAACTACTACAAGGAGCAGAAGGTGCTGGTGGAGGGGCCGCTGAACAACCTGCGGGAGAGCCTCATGCAGTTCAGCAAGCCCAGGAAGCTGGTCAACACCATCAACCCG GGAGCCCGCTTCATGACAACAGCCATGTATGATGCCCGGGAGGCCATCATCCCAGGATCGGTCTATGACCGGAGCAGCCAGG GCCGGCCCTCGAACATGTACTTCCAGACCCATGACCAGATTGGCATGATCAGTGCTGGCCCCAGCCACGTGGCTGCCATGAACATTCCCATCCCCTTCAACCTGGTCATGCCGCCCATGCCGCCACCGGGGTATTTTGGACAAGCTAATGGGCCAGCCGCAG GCCGGGGCACCCCAAAAGGCAAGACTGGTCGTGGGGGACGCCAGAAGAACCGCTTTGGGCTTCCTGGGCCCAGCCAGACGAATCTCCCCAATAGCCAGGCCAGCCAGGATGTGGCGTCACAGCCCTTCTCACAGGGCGCTCTGACCCAGGGCTACATCTCCATGAGCCAGCCCTCCCAGATGAGCCAGCCCGGCCTCTCCCAGCCTGAGCTGTCCCAG GACAGTTACCTTGGAGATGAGTTTAAGTCACAGATTGATGTGGCGCTGTCGCAAGACTCCACGTACCAGGGGGAGCGGGCGTACCAGCACGGCGGAGTGACGGGGCTGTCCCAGTATTAG